A region of Vigna radiata var. radiata cultivar VC1973A chromosome 10, Vradiata_ver6, whole genome shotgun sequence DNA encodes the following proteins:
- the LOC106775499 gene encoding monothiol glutaredoxin-S10 — protein sequence MERITKLASQKAVVIFSKSSCGMSHAIKRLFYEQGVGPAIYELDEDTRGKEMEWALMRLGCNPSVPAVFVGGKFVGSANTVMTLHLNGSLKKMLRDAGALWL from the coding sequence atggaacGCATAACAAAGTTGGCATCACAAAAGGCAGTGGTGATCTTCAGCAAGAGTTCATGCGGGATGAGCCATGCAATAAAGAGGCTGTTTTACGAGCAGGGTGTGGGCCCTGCAATCTATGAACTTGATGAAGACACAAGAGGGAAGGAAATGGAATGGGCTCTCATGAGACTCGGCTGCAACCCTTCTGTTCCTGCCGTCTTCGTTGGTGGCAAGTTTGTCGGTTCAGCCAACACTGTCATGACCCTTCACCTCAATGGCTCACTCAAGAAAATGCTCAGAGATGCTGGTGCTCTTTGGCTCTAG
- the LOC106775664 gene encoding serine/threonine-protein kinase PBL27 encodes MGGCFPCFGSSNKEDSGGVRVKEVPNKDSSFKEAASLVPQSHHPSRANTDKSKSSRSGADAKKEAPVPKDGPTAHIAAQTFTFRELAAATKNFRPECLLGEGGFGRVYKGRLESTGQVVAVKQLDRNGLQGNREFLVEVLMLSLLHHPNLVNLIGYCADGDQRLLVYEFMPLGSLEDHLHDLPPDKEPLDWNTRMKIAAGAAKGLEYLHDKANPPVIYRDLKSSNILLDEGYHPKLSDFGLAKLGPVGDKTHVSTRVMGTYGYCAPEYAMTGQLTLKSDVYSFGVVFLELITGRKAIDNTRAHGEHNLVAWARPLFKDRRKFPKMADPLLQGRYPMRGLYQALAVAAMCLQEQAATRPLIGDVVTALTYLASQTYDPNAANQSNRVGPSTPRMRDDRRSLADGVDSPDRRLGSPSTHRNSPDFRKRDSRDASMGTELGSRMDTGGGSGRKWGLDDYERQESQRDSPVSTGRARETPWNRDLDRERAVAEAKVWGENWREKKKANAMGSFDATNE; translated from the exons ATGGGTGggtgttttccttgttttggatCATCCAACAAGGAGGACAGTGGTGGGGTGAGGGTCAAGGAGGTGCCCAACAAGGATTCTTCTTTTAAGGAAGCTGCTTCTCTTGTTCCTCAGTCTCATCACCCCAGCAGGGCAAACACAG ATAAATCGAAATCATCACGAAGTGGCGCAGATGCTAAGAAGGAAGCACCGGTTCCAAAGGATGGCCCAACAGCCCATATTGCTGCACAAACATTTACATTCCGAGAGCTTGCAGCTGCTACAAAGAATTTCAGGCCAGAATGTTTACTAGGCGAAGGGGGTTTTGGACGTGTTTACAAAGGTCGCCTCGAGAGCACAGGACAA GTAGTTGCTGTAAAACAGCTAGACCGAAATGGTCTCCAAGGAAATCGAGAATTTTTGGTGGAAGTTCTCATGCTCAGTCTCTTACATCATCCCAATCTTGTGAACTTAATTGGTTATTGTGCAGATGGTGATCAGCGGCTGCTTGTTTATGAATTTATGCCACTGGGGTCTTTGGAGGATCATTTACACG ATCTTCCTCCTGACAAGGAGCCTCTGGACTGGAACACTAGGATGAAGATAGCAGCTGGAGCTGCAAAGGGATTGGAATATTTGCATGACAAGGCAAATCCGCCAGTGATATATAGAGACTTAAAATCATCCAACATCCTCCTAGACGAGGGTTACCATCCCAAGTTGTCGGATTTTGGGCTGGCAAAACTTGGTCCGGTCGGCGACAAGACTCATGTATCGACACGTGTAATGGGAACATACGGCTACTGTGCCCCAGAATATGCCATGACCGGTCAACTAACTCTGAAATCTGATGTCTACAGTTTTGGAGTTGTGTTCCTTGAACTTATTACTGGGCGCAAGGCTATTGACAATACACGTGCACATGGAGAGCACAATCTTGTTGCATGG GCACGGCCTCTCTTCAAGGACCGTCGGAAATTCCCGAAAATGGCTGACCCTCTACTTCAAGGCCGATACCCGATGCGAGGACTGTATCAAGCACTTGCAGTTGCTGCAATGTGTCTGCAGGAGCAAGCTGCTACAAGGCCTCTGATTGGGGATGTGGTGACTGCTCTCACATATCTGGCCTCACAAACATATGATCCAAATGCAGCCAACCAATCCAACAGGGTTGGCCCCTCAACTCCTAGGATGAGGGACGACAGAAGGAGCCTGGCCGACGGCGTGGACAGCCCTGACCGGCGCCTCGGCTCCCCTTCCACGCACCGAAACTCCCCAGACTTCAGGAAGAGAGACAGCAGGGATGCAAGCATGGGGACCGAGTTAGGCAGCAGGATGGACACGGGTGGTGGCTCAGGGAGGAAATGGGGATTGGATGATTATGAAAGGCAGGAGTCTCAGAGAGACAGCCCTGTAAGCACTGGAAGAGCCAGAGAGACTCCATGGAACCGGGACCTGGACCGAGAGCGTGCGGTGGCCGAAGCAAAAGTCTGGGGTGAGAAttggagagagaagaagaaagcaaATGCCATGGGTAGCTTCGATGCTACAAATGAGTGA